One Actinomadura viridis genomic region harbors:
- a CDS encoding PIG-L deacetylase family protein, whose amino-acid sequence MEPVPEDWTRALAIVAHPDDLEYGGSTAVAKWTAQGKTVAELLATRGEAGIDGMDPDEARRVRSVEQVEAARAVGVDTVEFLDLPDGVLEYGLPLRRSLAEAIRRHRPEVVISLNFRETFPGGLFNMADHRALGLAVVDAIRDAANRWVFRDLGLEPWGGVRFALFGGSPQCTHYVDVTGHLEAGIASLHAHKVYFDGLGADFDPREFLTGLVEPAGAEVGVTHAMPFELITP is encoded by the coding sequence ATGGAACCGGTACCGGAGGACTGGACGAGGGCCCTGGCCATCGTGGCCCATCCCGACGACCTGGAGTACGGCGGCTCGACGGCCGTGGCCAAGTGGACCGCGCAGGGCAAGACGGTGGCCGAGCTGCTGGCCACCCGCGGCGAGGCGGGCATCGACGGGATGGACCCCGACGAGGCGCGCCGGGTCCGCAGCGTGGAGCAGGTCGAGGCGGCCCGCGCGGTCGGCGTGGACACGGTGGAGTTCCTGGACCTGCCCGACGGCGTCCTGGAGTACGGGCTGCCGCTGCGCCGGTCCCTGGCCGAGGCGATCCGGCGGCACCGGCCCGAGGTGGTGATCTCGCTGAACTTCCGGGAGACCTTCCCCGGCGGCCTGTTCAACATGGCCGACCACCGGGCGCTGGGGCTGGCCGTCGTGGACGCGATCCGGGACGCGGCCAACCGGTGGGTGTTCCGCGACCTCGGCCTCGAACCGTGGGGAGGGGTGCGGTTCGCCCTGTTCGGCGGGTCGCCGCAGTGCACCCACTACGTGGACGTCACCGGCCACCTGGAGGCGGGCATCGCGTCCCTGCACGCCCACAAGGTCTACTTCGACGGCCTGGGCGCGGACTTCGACCCGCGGGAGTTCCTGACCGGCCTGGTCGAGCCCGCCGGCGCCGAGGTCGGCGTGACCCACGCGATGCCGTTCGAGCTGATCACACCCTGA
- a CDS encoding ABC transporter permease codes for MTGTALRSLRARAGGFVASFLAMFLGATILMCFASMLDTARESGATGAARETLIIMASVVGGWGLMLVILAVTSTLTLSVRQRAEEIALLRSIGATPARIGRMVVGEAAGLAVAAWALAIAPGLLAGRALLSMLHSTGQVPESVAHAFGPVAPAMGLGITLLSAVAAAMITVRRTVRGPVTASLAETAVDPGRMSRKRVAGGIVLLLLALDLAVVTCTAMRNEAEAAMATAGQADILAALGLAMLGPWLIRRAAGALAGPLGRLGVAGDLAVSTLLRRSGRMAAVAMPIILFTGIATGTLYMQRIDKDVTAAAGLTATVEQKNIETLNLVVIGMILVFTAVMLVNTLIAATAYRRREFGQQRLAGATPGQVLGAVALEGALLTGIGLVCGTFAAAFTVVPYSFVRAENVVPDLGPGILAGVAAISAVLTMATALGAARRAVRVRAVEAVSV; via the coding sequence ATGACCGGCACGGCCCTGCGCTCGCTGCGGGCGCGGGCGGGCGGGTTCGTCGCGAGCTTCCTGGCGATGTTCCTGGGCGCGACGATCCTGATGTGCTTCGCCTCGATGCTCGACACCGCCCGGGAGAGCGGGGCCACCGGCGCCGCCCGGGAGACGCTGATCATCATGGCCTCCGTGGTGGGCGGCTGGGGGCTGATGCTGGTGATCCTCGCGGTCACCTCCACGCTGACCCTGTCCGTCCGGCAGCGGGCCGAGGAGATCGCCCTGCTGAGGAGCATCGGCGCGACCCCGGCCCGGATCGGCCGGATGGTCGTCGGCGAGGCGGCCGGGCTGGCGGTGGCCGCCTGGGCGCTGGCGATCGCGCCGGGACTCCTGGCGGGACGGGCCCTGCTGTCGATGCTGCACTCCACCGGCCAGGTGCCCGAGAGCGTGGCGCACGCGTTCGGTCCGGTCGCCCCGGCGATGGGCCTGGGCATCACGCTGCTGTCGGCGGTCGCCGCGGCGATGATCACGGTGCGCCGTACGGTCCGGGGGCCGGTGACCGCGTCGCTGGCCGAGACGGCCGTCGACCCGGGGCGGATGAGCCGGAAGCGGGTCGCGGGCGGGATCGTCCTCCTGCTGCTCGCGCTGGACCTGGCCGTCGTCACCTGCACCGCCATGCGGAACGAGGCGGAGGCGGCGATGGCCACGGCGGGGCAGGCCGACATCCTGGCCGCGCTGGGGCTGGCGATGCTCGGCCCGTGGCTGATCCGCCGTGCCGCGGGTGCGCTGGCCGGCCCGCTGGGCCGGCTGGGCGTGGCCGGGGACCTCGCCGTGAGCACGCTGCTCCGCCGGAGCGGGCGGATGGCCGCGGTGGCGATGCCGATCATCCTGTTCACGGGAATCGCGACCGGCACGCTCTACATGCAGCGGATCGATAAGGACGTGACCGCCGCCGCCGGCCTGACCGCCACCGTGGAACAGAAGAACATCGAGACGCTCAACCTCGTGGTCATCGGCATGATCCTGGTGTTCACCGCGGTGATGCTGGTCAACACGCTGATCGCGGCGACCGCGTACCGGCGCCGGGAGTTCGGGCAGCAGCGGCTGGCCGGCGCCACGCCCGGCCAGGTCCTGGGCGCGGTCGCGCTGGAGGGGGCGCTGCTGACCGGGATCGGCCTGGTGTGCGGCACCTTCGCGGCGGCGTTCACGGTCGTGCCGTACAGCTTCGTCCGCGCCGAGAACGTGGTCCCGGACCTCGGGCCGGGGATCCTCGCGGGCGTCGCGGCGATCTCCGCGGTGCTGACGATGGCGACGGCGCTGGGCGCGGCGCGGCGCGCGGTGCGCGTCCGGGCGGTCGAGGCGGTGAGCGTCTGA
- a CDS encoding ABC transporter ATP-binding protein has translation MARRGQVEPALSGEALRLEGVRKVYGSGDNQVAALDGVSLSLPAGSFTAVMGPSGSGKSTLLQCAAGLDRPTGGRVYVAGAELDGGSEAALTRFRRERIGFVFQHFNLLPTLTVMQNVTLPMKLAGRRPDRARAREILARVGLADRLGHLPSELSGGQQQRVAIARALVTEPAVVFGDEPTGALDTRSAREVLALLQEAVRLYGRTVVMVTHDPVAASCADSVLFLADGRLVGHLPEPTAEAVAERMTHLADEVERQRDRAGAGR, from the coding sequence ATGGCACGACGCGGGCAGGTGGAACCGGCCCTGAGCGGTGAGGCGCTCAGGCTGGAGGGTGTACGGAAGGTCTACGGCAGCGGGGACAACCAGGTGGCCGCGCTGGACGGTGTCTCGCTGTCGCTGCCGGCCGGGTCGTTCACCGCAGTGATGGGGCCCTCCGGATCGGGCAAGAGCACGCTGCTGCAGTGCGCCGCGGGGCTGGACCGGCCCACCGGGGGCCGGGTGTACGTGGCCGGCGCCGAGCTGGACGGCGGGAGCGAGGCCGCGCTCACCCGGTTCCGGCGCGAACGGATCGGGTTCGTGTTCCAGCACTTCAACCTGCTGCCGACGCTGACCGTGATGCAGAACGTGACGCTGCCGATGAAGCTGGCCGGGCGGCGCCCCGACCGGGCCCGGGCGCGCGAGATCCTCGCCCGGGTGGGCCTGGCCGACCGGCTGGGTCACCTGCCGTCGGAGCTGTCGGGCGGCCAGCAGCAGCGGGTCGCGATCGCGCGGGCGCTGGTGACCGAGCCGGCGGTGGTGTTCGGGGACGAGCCCACCGGGGCGCTGGACACCCGCAGCGCCCGGGAGGTGCTCGCGCTGCTTCAGGAGGCGGTGCGGCTGTACGGGCGGACGGTGGTCATGGTCACCCACGACCCGGTCGCCGCGTCCTGCGCCGACTCGGTGCTGTTCCTGGCCGACGGCCGGCTGGTGGGCCACCTGCCCGAGCCCACCGCCGAGGCGGTGGCCGAGCGGATGACGCACCTGGCCGACGAGGTCGAGCGCCAGCGCGACAGGGCGGGGGCGGGACGATGA
- a CDS encoding DUF3159 domain-containing protein — MSDGPAAAGSPNAGDTSPGDTGDTSPDGEERAHDTVEAAVRAQLSKALGGVRGMIEAAVPTIGFTATYVVTDEVRTAVMVGVGAAVLLLVVRIAQRSNPQFVLNSLLGIGIAAFFALRSGKAEDAFMPGIIINAAYGAGMLVSILARWPVVGFIIGSVTGDPTGWRSDPGILRLCSRLTWVLLIPNLLRVAVQYPIYLADGDQSALLGTAKIAMGWPLQVAALATMVWILARGRTPLESRPRSA; from the coding sequence ATGAGCGACGGACCGGCGGCCGCCGGCTCCCCGAACGCCGGCGACACGTCCCCGGGCGACACCGGCGACACGTCCCCGGACGGCGAGGAGCGCGCGCACGACACCGTCGAGGCGGCGGTCCGCGCCCAGCTGTCCAAGGCCCTGGGCGGGGTGCGCGGCATGATCGAGGCCGCCGTCCCGACGATCGGCTTCACCGCCACCTACGTGGTGACCGACGAGGTCAGGACCGCGGTCATGGTCGGCGTGGGCGCGGCGGTACTGCTGCTGGTGGTCCGGATCGCCCAGCGCTCCAACCCGCAGTTCGTCCTCAACAGCCTGCTCGGCATCGGGATCGCGGCGTTCTTCGCGCTGCGCTCGGGCAAGGCGGAGGACGCCTTCATGCCGGGCATCATCATCAACGCCGCCTACGGGGCGGGGATGCTGGTGTCGATCCTGGCCCGCTGGCCCGTGGTCGGCTTCATCATCGGCTCGGTCACCGGTGATCCGACCGGCTGGCGGTCCGACCCGGGCATCCTGCGGCTGTGCTCCCGGCTGACCTGGGTCCTGCTGATCCCCAACCTGCTGCGGGTGGCCGTCCAGTACCCGATCTACCTGGCCGACGGCGACCAGAGCGCGCTGCTGGGCACCGCCAAGATCGCGATGGGCTGGCCGCTGCAGGTGGCGGCGCTGGCCACGATGGTCTGGATCCTGGCGCGCGGGCGCACCCCGCTGGAGTCGCGGCCACGGTCCGCATGA
- a CDS encoding tetratricopeptide repeat protein has protein sequence MNAAMNAAMNTAPACARTDCSGRIRDGYCDRCGHAPGPAASRPTAGTAPPSRPSPHPTSSSASSPVSARVPWGTLGAGLVDIPPVPLRDPASAVLADPHVPEHKRFCGSCDAEVGRGRDGRPGRPEGYCPRCGTRFRFTPALARGDLVAAQYEVLGCLAHGGTGWVYLARDREVSGRWVALKGLLGTGDPDLLAAAAAERRFLAAVEHPNIVRIHNFVQHFGAGYIVMEYVGGRSLKEIVLERRRAGESPPLAHVLAYGLEALRALGHLHDLGLLYCDFKPDNAIHTGDQLKLIDLGGVRRAGDPDGPVYGTVGYQAPEIAERGPSIGSDLYTVARTMAVLSFEFTGFTGKYRESLPDRDRVQILKRYGSYDRLLRRGAHPDPAERFGSAAEMAEQVAGVLHEVLAGGGRPRPPFPGRFEPGPPPAVAGPGVLPGAAWVADALPAPLLDDPGPAGDGLRSAAGLIARGEHEPAQRLLAGLAGDWRAAWYLGISALKAGEVATAERHFDRVHGLVPGETPPKLALGLCAELRGDHAAAARHHEPAWRAGGYVSAAFGLARARFAEGDRAGAMEALAAVPAASGHHADAQAAMIVAALAGRDPAGVGSRELAEAAERLENLGLPAARHHRLAVFVLDAALRRLRARPHAPSPAGGGTEILGVQLTEPGLRQGLERHYRALARLAGSRPERVALVELANAARPRTVV, from the coding sequence ATGAACGCCGCGATGAACGCCGCCATGAACACCGCCCCCGCCTGTGCCCGGACGGATTGCTCCGGCCGGATCCGCGACGGCTACTGCGACAGGTGCGGGCACGCCCCCGGCCCCGCCGCGTCCCGTCCCACGGCCGGTACCGCCCCGCCGTCCCGCCCCTCACCCCACCCCACGTCCTCCTCGGCTTCCTCGCCGGTGTCGGCGCGGGTCCCGTGGGGGACGCTCGGCGCCGGGCTGGTCGACATCCCGCCGGTCCCGCTCCGCGATCCCGCCTCGGCCGTCCTGGCCGACCCGCACGTCCCCGAGCACAAGCGCTTCTGCGGGTCCTGCGACGCGGAGGTCGGCCGTGGACGGGACGGGCGGCCCGGGCGGCCGGAGGGGTACTGCCCCCGGTGCGGGACGCGGTTCCGCTTCACCCCCGCCCTGGCACGCGGAGACCTGGTCGCCGCCCAGTACGAGGTGCTGGGCTGCCTGGCGCACGGCGGTACCGGCTGGGTGTACCTCGCCCGCGACCGCGAGGTGTCCGGCCGCTGGGTGGCCCTCAAGGGCCTCCTCGGAACCGGCGACCCCGACCTGCTCGCCGCGGCCGCCGCCGAACGCCGTTTCCTGGCCGCGGTGGAGCACCCGAACATCGTCCGGATCCACAACTTCGTGCAGCACTTCGGCGCGGGCTACATCGTCATGGAGTACGTCGGCGGCCGGTCGCTGAAGGAGATCGTGCTGGAACGCCGCCGGGCGGGGGAGTCGCCGCCGCTGGCGCACGTGCTCGCCTACGGCCTGGAGGCGCTGCGCGCCCTGGGCCATCTGCACGACCTCGGGCTGCTCTACTGCGACTTCAAGCCCGACAACGCCATCCACACCGGCGACCAGCTGAAGCTCATCGACCTCGGCGGCGTCCGGCGCGCCGGCGACCCGGACGGCCCCGTCTACGGCACGGTCGGCTACCAGGCCCCGGAGATCGCCGAACGGGGCCCCTCGATCGGCTCCGACCTCTACACCGTGGCCCGCACGATGGCGGTGCTGAGCTTCGAGTTCACCGGGTTCACCGGCAAGTACCGGGAATCGCTTCCCGACCGGGACCGGGTGCAGATCCTGAAGCGGTACGGGTCGTACGACCGGCTGCTGCGGCGGGGCGCCCACCCCGACCCCGCCGAGCGGTTCGGGTCGGCCGCCGAGATGGCCGAGCAGGTCGCCGGCGTCCTGCACGAGGTCCTGGCCGGCGGCGGGCGCCCGCGCCCCCCGTTTCCCGGCCGGTTCGAGCCGGGGCCGCCGCCGGCGGTGGCGGGTCCGGGGGTCCTGCCCGGGGCCGCGTGGGTCGCCGACGCCCTGCCCGCCCCGCTGCTGGACGACCCGGGCCCGGCCGGCGACGGCCTGCGCTCGGCCGCCGGGCTGATCGCGCGCGGCGAGCACGAGCCCGCCCAGCGGCTGCTGGCCGGGCTCGCCGGGGACTGGCGCGCCGCCTGGTACCTGGGGATCAGCGCCCTGAAGGCGGGCGAGGTCGCGACGGCGGAACGGCACTTCGACCGCGTCCACGGCCTGGTGCCGGGGGAGACGCCGCCGAAGCTGGCCCTCGGCCTGTGCGCCGAGCTGCGCGGCGACCACGCGGCGGCGGCCCGCCACCACGAGCCGGCCTGGCGCGCCGGCGGGTACGTCAGCGCCGCGTTCGGCCTGGCCAGGGCCAGGTTCGCGGAGGGCGACCGGGCCGGGGCGATGGAGGCCCTGGCCGCGGTGCCCGCCGCGTCCGGCCACCACGCCGACGCGCAGGCCGCCATGATCGTGGCGGCCCTCGCGGGACGGGACCCGGCCGGCGTCGGCTCCCGGGAGCTGGCCGAGGCCGCCGAACGGCTGGAGAACCTCGGCCTTCCCGCCGCACGCCACCACCGCCTGGCCGTGTTCGTCCTCGACGCGGCGCTCCGGCGGCTCCGGGCCAGGCCCCACGCCCCGTCCCCCGCGGGGGGTGGCACGGAGATCCTGGGCGTCCAGCTGACCGAACCGGGCCTGCGGCAGGGGCTGGAACGCCACTACCGGGCGCTCGCGCGGCTGGCCGGGTCCCGGCCCGAACGCGTGGCGCTGGTGGAGCTGGCCAACGCCGCCCGCCCCAGGACCGTGGTCTGA
- a CDS encoding potassium channel family protein — protein MHIVIMGCGRVGSTLAHILEDKGHSVAIIDQNPEAFRRLRSGFKGRRVTGFGFDRDVIAEAGIEHASAFVAVSSGDNSNIISARVARETFGVDNVVARIYDPRRAEVYQRLGIPTVATVRWTADQILRRLLPEGAEPLWRDPTGEVVLAELDTGPLWVGDKVTALEEAAGGRVAFLSRMGEAVVPHADTVIQDGDIVHIIARADELERINAAVAVRTEEEDA, from the coding sequence GTGCATATCGTGATCATGGGGTGCGGGCGCGTCGGGTCGACGCTGGCCCACATCCTGGAGGACAAGGGGCATTCGGTCGCCATCATCGACCAGAACCCCGAGGCGTTCCGCCGCCTGCGCAGCGGGTTCAAGGGCCGCCGCGTCACCGGGTTCGGGTTCGACCGTGATGTGATCGCCGAGGCGGGGATCGAGCACGCGTCCGCGTTCGTCGCCGTGAGCAGCGGCGACAACTCCAACATCATCTCGGCGCGGGTGGCCCGGGAGACCTTCGGCGTCGACAACGTGGTGGCCCGCATCTACGACCCCCGGCGCGCCGAGGTCTACCAGCGGCTGGGAATCCCGACGGTGGCGACCGTGCGGTGGACCGCCGACCAGATCCTGCGGCGGCTGCTGCCGGAGGGCGCCGAGCCGCTGTGGCGCGACCCCACCGGCGAGGTGGTGCTGGCCGAGCTGGACACCGGGCCGCTGTGGGTGGGCGACAAGGTCACCGCGCTGGAGGAGGCCGCGGGCGGCCGGGTGGCGTTCCTCAGCCGGATGGGCGAGGCGGTGGTGCCGCACGCCGACACCGTGATCCAGGACGGCGACATCGTGCACATCATCGCGCGCGCCGACGAGCTGGAGAGGATCAACGCCGCGGTCGCGGTGCGCACGGAGGAGGAGGACGCGTGA
- the murJ gene encoding murein biosynthesis integral membrane protein MurJ translates to MPAVFDAAERYEPPTEPETGLTPLRDPADVGDPGMAGRPGTERDELRGAARAALAARAALAARAAQGDRDGRAGLARSSLVMAVGTVFSRVTGFLRTTVLSAALGVGLLGDAYQTADMIPFTVYALLLGGLLSSVFVPFLVKRRRRDADGGAATEQRLFTAAVAGLLVLTVAAVLAADPLVSLYAGEYAGRQREIAVLLTRLLLIQILFFGVSGVAGTLLNVRERFGAPMWAPVVNNLLTVGAGLAFLRIAGPGRGVDSVTDAQLSVLALGSALGTVVQSLILAWALWSAGFRWRPRLDLRGSGFGEAARAALWMLVYIVVAQAGLLVTANVATRAGARAAEAGGPGGGLAAYKFAEVVFQLPYAIIAVSVITALLPRMSAHVADGRRDLLRADFSRGLRLAAALLVPLSVAMLVFAIPGAIVLFAYGSTAPADARRIGLVLMVFAVMVIPFTLFQLQMRVFYALGDTRAPGLLAVPGGLVQAGTAIGLLVLLPPRHVVVWLPVAYGLFYLVGTVGATLMLRRRLGGMDGRRILRTITLLYVAAVPGGVFAAACVWASGLLPGDRLPGLLAMAVGGLGGGLLFVAAARLLRVAEVGYFLDVARARLPLRR, encoded by the coding sequence ATGCCCGCCGTCTTCGACGCGGCCGAGCGCTACGAGCCGCCGACCGAGCCGGAGACCGGCCTCACCCCGTTGCGCGACCCCGCCGACGTCGGCGATCCGGGCATGGCCGGACGGCCCGGGACCGAACGGGACGAGCTGCGCGGCGCCGCCCGGGCCGCCCTGGCCGCGCGGGCCGCCCTGGCCGCGCGGGCCGCCCAGGGCGACCGGGACGGCCGGGCCGGGCTGGCGCGTTCCAGCCTGGTGATGGCCGTCGGGACGGTCTTCTCCCGCGTCACCGGCTTCCTGCGGACCACGGTGCTGAGCGCCGCCCTGGGCGTCGGGCTGCTGGGCGACGCGTACCAGACCGCCGACATGATCCCGTTCACGGTGTACGCGCTGCTGCTCGGCGGGCTGCTGTCGAGCGTGTTCGTCCCGTTCCTGGTCAAGCGGCGCAGGCGGGACGCCGACGGGGGCGCGGCCACCGAGCAGCGGCTGTTCACCGCGGCGGTCGCGGGGCTGCTGGTCCTCACCGTCGCGGCGGTGCTGGCCGCCGATCCGCTGGTCTCGCTGTACGCGGGCGAGTACGCGGGGCGCCAGCGCGAGATCGCGGTGCTGCTCACCCGGCTGCTGCTGATCCAGATCCTCTTCTTCGGGGTGAGCGGGGTGGCCGGCACCCTGCTGAACGTCCGGGAGCGCTTCGGCGCGCCGATGTGGGCCCCGGTGGTCAACAACCTGCTCACGGTGGGTGCCGGGCTGGCCTTCCTGCGGATCGCCGGGCCGGGCCGGGGCGTGGACTCGGTCACCGACGCCCAGCTCTCCGTGCTGGCGCTCGGATCGGCGCTGGGCACGGTGGTGCAGAGCCTGATCCTGGCCTGGGCGCTGTGGTCGGCGGGGTTCCGCTGGCGGCCCCGCCTGGACCTGCGCGGTTCGGGTTTCGGTGAGGCGGCGCGGGCGGCCCTGTGGATGCTGGTCTACATCGTCGTGGCGCAGGCGGGGCTGCTGGTGACCGCGAACGTGGCCACCCGCGCGGGCGCCCGGGCGGCCGAGGCGGGCGGCCCCGGCGGCGGGCTGGCGGCCTACAAGTTCGCCGAGGTGGTGTTCCAGCTGCCGTACGCGATCATCGCGGTCTCGGTGATCACCGCGCTGCTGCCCCGGATGAGCGCGCACGTCGCCGACGGGCGCCGCGACCTGCTGCGCGCCGACTTCTCGCGCGGGCTGCGGCTGGCCGCGGCCCTGCTCGTCCCCCTGTCGGTGGCGATGCTGGTGTTCGCGATCCCGGGGGCGATCGTGCTGTTCGCCTACGGCAGCACCGCTCCCGCCGACGCCCGCCGGATCGGGCTGGTGCTCATGGTGTTCGCGGTGATGGTCATCCCGTTCACGCTGTTCCAGCTCCAGATGAGGGTGTTCTACGCGCTGGGCGACACCCGCGCGCCGGGGCTGCTCGCCGTGCCGGGCGGGCTCGTGCAGGCGGGCACGGCGATCGGCCTGCTGGTGCTGCTGCCGCCCCGCCACGTGGTGGTCTGGCTCCCGGTGGCCTACGGGCTGTTCTACCTGGTCGGGACGGTGGGGGCGACGCTGATGCTGCGCCGGCGGCTGGGCGGCATGGACGGGCGCCGGATCCTCCGTACGATCACGCTGCTGTACGTGGCGGCCGTTCCCGGCGGGGTGTTCGCGGCGGCGTGCGTGTGGGCGTCGGGGCTGCTGCCCGGGGACCGGCTTCCCGGGTTGCTGGCGATGGCCGTGGGAGGTCTCGGCGGGGGCCTGCTCTTCGTCGCGGCGGCACGGCTGCTGAGGGTGGCGGAGGTCGGGTACTTCCTGGACGTCGCCCGCGCCCGCCTTCCCCTGCGCCGCTGA
- a CDS encoding potassium channel family protein, giving the protein MRVAIAGAGAVGRSIAQELLENGHEVLLIDKSPKAIKVEMVPRAEWLLADACEIASLDDAALERCQVVVASSGDDKVNLVVSLLAKTEYGVPRVVARINHPKNEWLFNESWGVDVAVSTPRLLSALVEEAVSVGDLVRLMTFRQGEANLVELTLPEDAPLGGERVGSVAWPRDTALVAILREGRVLVPADDDTLEPGDELMFVASQDVEDELAELLGAR; this is encoded by the coding sequence ATGCGGGTCGCGATCGCCGGGGCCGGCGCGGTGGGGCGCTCCATCGCCCAGGAGCTGCTGGAGAACGGCCACGAGGTGCTGCTGATCGACAAGAGCCCCAAGGCCATCAAGGTGGAGATGGTGCCGCGGGCGGAGTGGCTGCTGGCCGACGCCTGCGAGATCGCCTCGCTGGACGACGCGGCGCTGGAGCGCTGCCAGGTGGTGGTCGCCTCGTCCGGCGACGACAAGGTCAACCTGGTGGTGTCGCTGCTGGCCAAGACCGAGTACGGGGTGCCGCGGGTGGTGGCCCGGATCAACCATCCCAAGAACGAGTGGCTCTTCAACGAGTCGTGGGGCGTGGACGTCGCCGTCTCCACCCCGCGCCTGCTGTCGGCCCTGGTCGAGGAGGCGGTCAGCGTCGGCGACCTGGTGCGGCTGATGACCTTCCGGCAGGGCGAGGCGAACCTGGTCGAGCTGACCCTGCCCGAGGACGCGCCGCTGGGCGGCGAGCGGGTCGGCTCGGTGGCCTGGCCGCGTGACACCGCCCTGGTGGCCATCCTGCGGGAGGGCCGGGTGCTGGTGCCCGCCGACGACGACACGCTGGAGCCCGGGGACGAGCTGATGTTCGTGGCCAGCCAGGACGTGGAGGACGAGCTGGCCGAGCTGCTCGGCGCCCGCTGA
- a CDS encoding OB-fold nucleic acid binding domain-containing protein: protein MDEVPTGTTPRRDDPAGPETGPETARAGRGGLRRFLRRMASSKAELEAEELKRTSDEEGATPITACATRKRACVAGTLRTVTLRPRGGAPALEAELYDGTDVINLVWLGRRKIAGIDPGRRVRAEGLVSLQDGRKVMFNPRYELRGGS from the coding sequence ATGGACGAGGTGCCGACCGGTACGACGCCGAGAAGGGACGACCCCGCCGGGCCCGAGACCGGGCCCGAGACCGCGCGCGCTGGGCGCGGCGGCCTGCGGCGTTTCCTGCGGCGCATGGCCTCGAGCAAGGCCGAGCTGGAGGCCGAGGAACTGAAGAGGACCTCGGACGAGGAAGGGGCCACGCCGATCACGGCGTGCGCGACGCGCAAACGCGCCTGCGTCGCCGGTACGCTACGTACCGTGACCCTGCGGCCGCGGGGCGGCGCGCCTGCCCTGGAGGCCGAGCTGTACGACGGCACGGACGTGATCAACCTGGTCTGGCTGGGCCGGCGCAAGATCGCCGGGATCGATCCGGGCCGGCGGGTGCGCGCCGAGGGGCTGGTGAGCCTGCAGGACGGCCGTAAGGTCATGTTCAACCCCCGTTACGAGCTGCGCGGCGGTTCGTGA